The nucleotide sequence ATCGGGGAACAGGATGAGCGACGAGAAGTACGCGGTGTGGCTTTCGGGTGCCGAAGGCACCCTGGTCCAGGGCAACCATCTTGACGCGTCCGTCGGCATTCCCCTGTTCGGTCCGGGAAGCGAAAAGACGACCGATAGTTATGCCGTCCGCCGGGGAGATACGCTCTGGTCCATCAGCCGGCAACT is from Thermovirga sp. and encodes:
- a CDS encoding LysM peptidoglycan-binding domain-containing protein, producing SGNRMSDEKYAVWLSGAEGTLVQGNHLDASVGIPLFGPGSEKTTDSYAVRRGDTLWSISRQLLGDGDRWGVLYRANAALIGPDPRMLQPGQVLRIP